From Sporosarcina sp. Te-1, the proteins below share one genomic window:
- the ytxJ gene encoding bacillithiol system redox-active protein YtxJ — translation MKEIHTTDDWSDVKNASKDGAVFLLKHSSTCPVSAAGFREFERFDTDIPKYFLTVQTARPVSNDIELNTGIRHETPQLLLFVDGQAVWNASHYGITRSKIQSAVETYV, via the coding sequence ATGAAAGAAATCCATACTACTGATGATTGGTCGGATGTGAAGAATGCCTCGAAGGATGGTGCTGTGTTCCTTCTTAAGCATAGTTCCACGTGTCCGGTCAGTGCGGCGGGTTTCCGCGAATTTGAACGATTCGATACAGACATCCCCAAGTACTTTCTCACGGTTCAAACGGCCCGTCCAGTATCCAATGATATTGAATTGAATACTGGCATCCGTCACGAAACGCCCCAACTTTTATTGTTTGTCGATGGCCAAGCGGTTTGGAACGCGAGCCATTATGGTATTACCCGTTCTAAAATCCAGTCGGCGGTAGAAACATACGTGTAA
- a CDS encoding glycerol-3-phosphate acyltransferase translates to MTVLFLIIGAYLLGTILTAAWVGKLFGRNIRIEGSGNPGARNAGRVLGKGAFVLVFLGDALKGAIPVAIARWLEMGTTVELVVLLSAMIGHILPVSYRFRGGQGISTYIGGLLLFHPLLFAGFAAVFLLLYPFIRSFTLAGFGAIIATPFLACLFPFDHLVPLLLSAISVLLIFAHLKDLMFRFAGRTGKNK, encoded by the coding sequence ATGACTGTACTATTTCTGATTATCGGAGCTTATTTGCTTGGAACTATACTTACGGCTGCGTGGGTTGGCAAATTATTCGGCCGAAATATTCGAATTGAAGGGAGCGGCAATCCGGGGGCCCGTAATGCGGGGCGTGTATTGGGGAAGGGTGCGTTTGTTCTCGTTTTCTTAGGCGACGCATTGAAAGGAGCCATTCCTGTTGCAATTGCCAGATGGCTTGAAATGGGGACAACAGTAGAATTAGTGGTTCTTCTCTCGGCTATGATAGGACATATTTTACCAGTATCCTATAGGTTTCGTGGAGGGCAGGGGATTTCCACATACATCGGCGGTTTACTGCTATTCCATCCACTATTATTTGCCGGGTTCGCAGCTGTGTTCCTGCTTCTTTATCCATTCATCAGAAGCTTTACCTTGGCGGGCTTCGGGGCGATTATAGCCACACCATTCCTGGCTTGCTTATTCCCATTCGACCATTTGGTCCCTTTATTGTTAAGTGCCATTTCTGTTCTCCTGATTTTCGCACATCTGAAAGATCTTATGTTTAGATTTGCCGGGCGGACGGGAAAAAATAAGTAA
- a CDS encoding phosphatase PAP2 family protein has protein sequence MKVLFTRMTAAFVLCLLFGGIFAVIARGISKATIFRFDETVVEFVQGWENDWLTPIMKAFTWIGSTSVVLCLIAAGTVLLYFILKERRLAYLFLTVMLGTGILNQVLKFIFKRERPDIHRLIEIGGYSFPSGHTMMSFSLYAILAYIVWRHTKTAVSRFGLLLFSILMALMIAISRIYLGVHYPSDVAGGMAASAFWLVVSISVYGYYQNRTSKQSKPSTT, from the coding sequence TTGAAAGTACTTTTCACCCGAATGACAGCAGCCTTTGTGCTTTGCCTATTGTTCGGAGGCATTTTTGCGGTCATTGCTCGAGGGATCAGTAAAGCGACCATTTTCCGATTCGACGAGACAGTTGTCGAATTTGTGCAAGGATGGGAAAATGATTGGCTCACTCCCATCATGAAGGCGTTTACGTGGATCGGCTCCACTTCCGTCGTCCTTTGTCTCATTGCAGCCGGAACGGTTCTTCTCTATTTTATTCTGAAAGAACGGAGGCTGGCCTATCTTTTCTTAACCGTCATGCTGGGAACCGGTATATTGAATCAAGTGCTGAAATTTATTTTCAAACGCGAGCGGCCTGATATCCATCGGCTGATTGAAATCGGAGGCTACAGCTTCCCGAGCGGCCATACGATGATGTCATTCAGCCTATATGCCATCCTTGCGTACATTGTTTGGCGGCATACAAAAACAGCTGTTAGCCGGTTTGGGTTGCTTCTATTCTCCATTCTAATGGCCTTGATGATCGCAATCAGCCGTATTTATCTCGGCGTACACTATCCGAGCGACGTGGCGGGCGGAATGGCAGCAAGCGCGTTTTGGCTCGTAGTGTCAATTTCAGTTTATGGCTACTATCAGAATCGTACATCCAAACAATCGAAACCGTCCACTACCTAA
- a CDS encoding MGMT family protein — protein sequence MNPFTEKVVAIISSIPAGRVMTYGQIAACAGNPRGARQVVRVLHALSAKQQLPWHRVINAQGGISTPTDREDKGNRQRELLESEGVQFGENGKIDLSIYRWFPEVGDEEWR from the coding sequence ATGAATCCATTTACGGAAAAAGTCGTCGCCATTATCTCTAGTATTCCGGCTGGACGGGTCATGACGTATGGGCAGATAGCAGCCTGCGCCGGAAATCCGCGAGGAGCAAGACAAGTGGTGCGTGTACTACATGCCCTAAGTGCGAAACAACAATTGCCGTGGCATCGGGTCATCAATGCCCAAGGCGGCATCTCCACGCCGACGGACAGAGAGGATAAAGGAAACAGGCAACGGGAGCTGCTTGAGTCGGAAGGTGTGCAGTTCGGCGAGAACGGGAAAATCGACCTGTCTATTTATCGATGGTTTCCTGAAGTTGGAGATGAGGAATGGCGATGA
- a CDS encoding transcriptional regulator, whose product MRNDVLKLCKRHELADMIYMRADGQLTKRRVEIISVGVNTFVAYCYLRKEKRMFKIDRILSIQRVVYKESTAI is encoded by the coding sequence ATGCGAAATGATGTACTGAAATTGTGCAAACGTCACGAGTTGGCGGACATGATTTATATGCGGGCGGATGGCCAGCTTACGAAGCGCAGGGTTGAAATCATATCCGTCGGCGTAAATACTTTCGTAGCCTACTGTTATTTACGCAAGGAGAAGCGAATGTTCAAAATCGATCGTATCCTTTCGATCCAACGGGTTGTTTATAAGGAATCCACGGCAATATAA
- a CDS encoding GNAT family N-acetyltransferase, producing the protein MEIQTDRLLLTACTEISVVEASIAGYQIGPHIRKHLLALQENPFLLGWGAWLVTCKATGEVIGDIGFKGRPDAKGEVEVGYLAFSRPHKAKVLRRNPFVL; encoded by the coding sequence ATGGAAATTCAAACGGATAGATTATTGCTGACCGCTTGTACCGAAATATCTGTTGTGGAGGCATCCATTGCCGGATATCAAATTGGACCGCATATCCGCAAGCATCTATTGGCATTACAAGAGAACCCGTTTTTGCTGGGGTGGGGAGCCTGGCTAGTCACTTGCAAAGCGACAGGCGAGGTGATCGGAGATATTGGATTTAAAGGAAGACCGGACGCAAAAGGAGAAGTAGAAGTAGGTTATTTGGCATTCTCACGACCGCACAAAGCAAAGGTTTTGCGACGGAATCCGTTTGTGCTCTGA
- a CDS encoding GNAT family N-acetyltransferase has product MHWAFLSAAVNQIAAECHADNFSSIRVLEKLGMEQVGKKDGLLKWRLRKK; this is encoded by the coding sequence ATCCATTGGGCTTTTTTATCAGCAGCAGTCAATCAAATCGCCGCAGAATGCCATGCTGACAATTTTTCTTCCATTCGTGTATTGGAGAAGTTGGGGATGGAACAGGTGGGCAAGAAAGACGGATTGTTGAAGTGGCGTTTACGAAAAAAATGA
- a CDS encoding helix-turn-helix transcriptional regulator, with protein sequence MNIGSIVKYYRMKHNLTQAELCEGICSISHLSKIESNKYVPHQETLEELFARMNIEWNQEVDVYHAYKEKLEKFITYSVYYDLKSMEALYAELEQNRDYLQSTDLINRYELYKLRYYLFQQDRQRATQQMRILSRLEPTFDEYERGAAKVFYLIYYVSIQDKEKAKEIVGRIEDSQGRVPQLFEGEFYYQNAWLSQRNTEYGKSSYFAELAINQFQKDCNYLRLMHAQMLQAVNYANRDLYLQAEELFKTLLRNARLMEESSLYEGVLYNYSMLQNRRGHHKSAYMLLKELKSLITPEAPIYSSVLIHMLQTSAEEGLEIDHLLEELEVFLRGKDDPYLTIQLTYFRKVKFSQRDLFDYCEQIAFPFLKEHGYIGEARRFAWRLANYHRSIGNYEKADAYAIYFYEKGEKMT encoded by the coding sequence ATGAATATCGGTTCGATCGTGAAGTATTACCGTATGAAACATAATCTTACCCAAGCTGAGTTATGCGAGGGAATTTGTTCGATCTCCCATTTGAGTAAAATTGAATCGAACAAATATGTTCCGCATCAAGAGACGTTAGAAGAGCTCTTTGCACGGATGAATATCGAGTGGAACCAAGAGGTGGATGTATATCATGCCTATAAAGAGAAGTTAGAAAAGTTCATTACGTACTCGGTTTACTATGATTTGAAATCCATGGAAGCACTCTATGCAGAATTGGAACAGAACAGGGATTATTTACAGTCTACTGACCTGATCAATCGCTATGAGCTATACAAGCTTCGATATTATTTATTTCAACAAGATCGGCAGAGAGCAACCCAGCAAATGAGAATTTTATCAAGGTTGGAGCCGACATTTGATGAATACGAACGTGGGGCTGCCAAGGTCTTTTACCTTATATATTATGTGTCAATTCAAGACAAAGAAAAAGCGAAGGAGATTGTCGGGCGCATCGAAGATAGTCAAGGGCGGGTGCCACAATTGTTTGAGGGGGAGTTTTACTATCAGAATGCCTGGCTATCACAGAGGAACACTGAATACGGCAAATCGTCCTATTTCGCGGAACTGGCTATCAATCAGTTCCAGAAGGACTGTAATTATTTGCGCCTGATGCATGCTCAAATGCTCCAAGCTGTGAACTATGCCAATCGGGATTTATATTTGCAGGCGGAGGAGTTGTTTAAGACACTTTTGCGGAACGCTCGTCTTATGGAAGAGTCGTCCTTGTATGAAGGTGTGCTCTATAATTATTCGATGCTTCAGAACAGAAGAGGGCACCACAAGTCGGCCTATATGCTGTTGAAGGAATTAAAATCGTTGATCACACCGGAAGCACCGATATATTCATCGGTTCTCATTCATATGTTGCAGACATCCGCAGAGGAAGGACTTGAAATAGATCACCTGCTTGAGGAATTAGAGGTATTCCTTCGAGGGAAGGATGACCCATATTTAACCATACAACTGACATACTTTCGTAAGGTGAAATTTTCCCAACGAGATCTTTTTGACTATTGTGAACAAATAGCATTCCCTTTTTTAAAAGAACATGGTTATATAGGGGAAGCAAGACGTTTTGCTTGGCGACTCGCCAACTATCACCGCTCCATCGGCAACTATGAGAAGGCCGATGCCTATGCGATTTACTTTTATGAGAAAGGGGAGAAGATGACATGA
- a CDS encoding S8 family serine peptidase, translating to MKNRVKVIAALFLAAGMMFPTTGVNAKDGLRELKEEKLEQRGDTFRVLIETESHTEIQELQQSFPLRNQFDTRSYTADVTEKEYQALQQMGHVKVEKVPVLSVQIDPASLEVTDEMEAAAASQSVPWGIKAIYNDTNLTSTTGGTGIRVAVLDTGVNITHSDLYANAEQCKDFTQSSPIVNNTCTDRNGHGTHVAGTALGDGGADQRGVYGVAPDAKLWAYKVLNDAGNGYADDIANAIRHAADQASAQRTNVVINMSLGSSGESSLITNAVNYAYERGALIVAAAGNSGYSPGSIGYPAALPTAVAVANLENRMENGTYRVANTSSRGFSQTAGDYVIQRGDVEIASPGTQIYSTWYNGSYATISGTSMATPHVSGLAAKIWAENPGYSNIQLRTNLQNRAKAYDINGGYYAAAGDDIASGFGFARVR from the coding sequence TTGAAGAATCGAGTGAAAGTGATTGCCGCTTTATTTCTTGCCGCAGGTATGATGTTTCCGACAACCGGAGTAAACGCCAAGGATGGTTTGCGTGAACTGAAGGAGGAAAAACTGGAACAACGTGGTGATACGTTCCGAGTATTGATTGAAACGGAAAGTCATACCGAGATTCAAGAATTGCAACAGAGTTTTCCGTTGCGCAATCAATTTGACACCCGATCCTATACCGCAGACGTGACAGAAAAGGAATATCAAGCACTTCAGCAGATGGGGCATGTAAAGGTTGAAAAAGTCCCGGTTCTTTCCGTACAAATTGATCCAGCGTCCTTAGAAGTCACTGATGAAATGGAAGCTGCAGCTGCCAGCCAATCGGTGCCATGGGGGATTAAAGCAATTTATAATGACACGAACTTAACATCTACAACAGGTGGAACCGGTATCCGGGTTGCTGTACTTGATACGGGCGTCAATATCACCCATAGCGACCTTTATGCCAATGCGGAGCAATGTAAAGACTTTACACAAAGTTCTCCAATTGTGAACAATACATGTACAGATCGGAATGGACATGGCACACATGTAGCCGGAACGGCGTTAGGGGATGGAGGTGCCGATCAAAGAGGTGTATACGGTGTTGCCCCTGACGCAAAGCTGTGGGCGTATAAGGTGTTAAATGATGCAGGCAATGGTTATGCGGATGATATTGCAAATGCCATTCGACATGCAGCGGATCAGGCGTCTGCACAACGGACGAATGTAGTTATCAATATGTCCCTTGGTTCCAGTGGAGAAAGTTCACTGATTACAAACGCAGTCAACTATGCCTATGAGCGAGGAGCATTGATTGTGGCAGCAGCTGGTAATAGCGGTTATTCCCCTGGTTCCATCGGTTATCCGGCAGCTCTACCTACCGCAGTGGCGGTAGCCAATTTAGAAAATCGAATGGAAAATGGCACCTACCGTGTGGCCAATACATCTTCCAGAGGGTTTTCGCAGACAGCTGGAGATTATGTTATCCAACGCGGTGATGTTGAAATAGCTTCACCAGGAACTCAAATTTATTCCACGTGGTACAACGGTAGTTATGCAACCATCAGTGGAACATCGATGGCGACACCGCATGTTTCAGGGTTGGCAGCTAAAATTTGGGCTGAAAATCCTGGCTATTCCAATATTCAATTGCGGACGAACTTGCAAAATCGCGCTAAAGCTTATGATATCAACGGTGGCTATTATGCAGCTGCAGGTGATGATATCGCTTCTGGATTCGGGTTTGCTCGGGTTCGCTAA
- a CDS encoding ABC transporter permease, with product MLKLLQNEWMKLWHKKGTWVMVALLVIITAGTMSLMKWIETQQTDVSKEVGNGSIEVEVDQTEWKASVEGELAGIQAQLADDSLSKTKRSELQGKEKVLEYHLSQSIAPLDDFEREGMIMDPSSIASTVLLLTVIVAAGIVAAEFSQGTIKMLLTRPVKRWKILTSKFITVNLFGILLMLIGYIVYVALAFILFKSGEGQYLVWNGKEVVEGSIWGRSFYIMLLSFGSVFVTTAFAFTIGSVFRSSSLAIGLSLFIYFMGSTVTMLLARYEVAKYILFTHMDLTQYETGYQVVAGISLPFSLAVLAVYVVVFLVISYTTFVQRDVKA from the coding sequence TTGCTGAAACTCTTACAAAATGAATGGATGAAATTGTGGCATAAAAAGGGCACGTGGGTCATGGTCGCCCTGTTGGTCATTATTACAGCAGGGACGATGAGCTTGATGAAGTGGATTGAAACACAACAGACGGACGTATCCAAGGAAGTTGGAAACGGGTCGATTGAAGTGGAAGTGGATCAGACGGAATGGAAGGCTAGCGTTGAGGGAGAGCTTGCAGGTATTCAAGCGCAACTAGCGGATGACTCGCTGTCAAAAACAAAACGCAGCGAACTGCAAGGAAAGGAAAAAGTACTTGAGTATCACCTGTCCCAATCGATCGCCCCACTCGATGATTTTGAGCGGGAAGGCATGATCATGGATCCCTCGAGCATTGCGAGTACCGTGCTCTTGCTGACAGTCATTGTGGCAGCGGGTATTGTCGCAGCAGAATTTTCGCAAGGGACGATTAAGATGCTGTTGACTCGCCCGGTGAAACGATGGAAAATACTAACCTCGAAATTCATTACAGTCAACTTGTTCGGTATTTTGCTTATGCTCATTGGATATATTGTGTACGTTGCACTGGCGTTTATTTTATTCAAATCGGGTGAGGGACAGTATCTTGTTTGGAACGGAAAAGAAGTAGTGGAAGGCTCCATTTGGGGTCGAAGCTTCTATATCATGCTTCTGTCGTTTGGCAGTGTATTTGTGACAACAGCATTCGCCTTTACAATCGGCAGTGTGTTCCGTTCCAGCTCACTGGCAATCGGTCTGTCGCTGTTCATTTATTTCATGGGCTCTACGGTTACGATGTTGCTGGCTCGATACGAAGTGGCAAAATACATCTTATTCACCCATATGGATTTGACGCAGTATGAAACGGGCTATCAGGTGGTAGCGGGCATCTCACTGCCATTCTCGCTAGCTGTCCTCGCTGTGTACGTTGTCGTGTTTCTTGTCATCAGCTACACGACGTTTGTCCAGCGGGATGTAAAAGCTTAA
- a CDS encoding ABC transporter ATP-binding protein, with protein sequence MKPIVQLKNLSKSIGGKQLIDNLNLSLYPGQITGFLGPNGAGKTTTIRMMVGLMKPTSGDVIIDGVSLRDNFEEGMSKVGVIVENPEMYKYMTGYKNLLHFARMHKGVTKERIDEVVHQVGMQNRIHEKVGTYSLGMRQRLGLAQALLHRPKFLILDEPTNGLDPAGIREFRTYLRRIAETEGVSVFVSSHMLSEIELMCDRIAVIQNGKLIDIREMSETQGSFYYVEATPAEQVETLLATQGFNVDRSKDGFIVNAEQAQIPGLVRSFIAEGVEVFAVQPHKKTLEDEFLEMTGGGQIAETLTK encoded by the coding sequence ATGAAACCAATTGTGCAATTGAAAAACCTATCCAAGTCGATCGGCGGTAAACAGTTGATTGACAATCTGAATCTATCTTTATATCCAGGACAGATTACGGGATTCCTCGGTCCGAATGGCGCGGGGAAAACAACGACAATTCGGATGATGGTCGGTCTCATGAAACCGACGAGCGGCGATGTCATCATTGACGGCGTCTCGCTTCGCGATAATTTTGAAGAAGGCATGTCCAAAGTGGGGGTTATCGTTGAAAATCCGGAGATGTATAAATACATGACCGGTTATAAGAACTTGCTGCACTTCGCCCGCATGCATAAAGGGGTGACGAAGGAGCGCATTGACGAGGTTGTCCACCAAGTAGGGATGCAAAACCGGATTCATGAAAAGGTCGGGACCTACTCACTCGGCATGCGTCAGCGGCTTGGGCTGGCACAGGCGTTATTGCATCGTCCGAAGTTTTTGATTCTGGATGAACCGACAAACGGTTTGGACCCGGCAGGCATCCGGGAATTCCGTACGTATTTGCGCCGGATTGCGGAAACAGAAGGTGTATCGGTCTTCGTCTCGAGCCACATGTTGTCGGAAATTGAACTCATGTGTGACCGGATTGCGGTCATCCAAAACGGAAAACTAATTGATATCCGGGAAATGTCCGAGACGCAGGGGTCGTTTTATTACGTGGAAGCGACGCCGGCAGAGCAGGTGGAAACATTGCTTGCTACTCAAGGTTTCAATGTAGATCGATCTAAAGATGGGTTCATTGTCAATGCAGAACAAGCGCAAATTCCGGGACTTGTAAGGTCATTTATCGCGGAGGGCGTGGAAGTGTTCGCCGTCCAGCCGCATAAGAAAACGCTGGAAGATGAGTTTTTGGAAATGACGGGAGGTGGCCAAATTGCTGAAACTCTTACAAAATGA
- a CDS encoding ABC transporter ATP-binding protein, giving the protein MIKLQGISKKYSGKRVLDQVTLELPKGKIIGLVGENGSGKSTMLKVVAGLLTPDEGRATFNGEPITRNIAAHLAYMSDTDAFYPYFKVGQLFDYYASQFEDFDLIKAKEIAQFLNISLDARMKNLSKGNRGRVKIAVTLGREADYYLLDEPFSGLDPMVREDIAKGLIRFTDPERQTVLMSTHEIKEVEPLLDEIIVLRRGKIIAKEPIDEIRDVYGVDATSWMVSLFKEKA; this is encoded by the coding sequence ATGATTAAATTACAGGGCATTTCGAAAAAGTATAGCGGTAAGCGTGTCCTCGATCAGGTAACATTGGAATTGCCGAAAGGGAAGATTATCGGGCTAGTCGGGGAAAATGGGAGCGGTAAGTCCACGATGCTAAAAGTGGTAGCCGGGTTGCTGACGCCAGACGAGGGGCGAGCCACGTTTAATGGCGAGCCGATTACGAGGAATATCGCCGCTCATTTGGCGTATATGTCGGATACGGATGCGTTCTACCCTTATTTCAAAGTTGGTCAGCTATTTGACTATTACGCTTCTCAGTTCGAGGACTTTGACTTGATTAAAGCAAAAGAGATTGCCCAGTTTCTAAATATTTCACTGGATGCTCGGATGAAAAACTTGTCAAAAGGAAACCGGGGTCGGGTGAAGATTGCAGTGACACTCGGGAGAGAAGCGGATTATTATTTGTTGGACGAACCGTTTTCCGGGCTGGATCCGATGGTGAGAGAAGATATTGCGAAAGGATTAATCCGCTTTACGGATCCGGAGCGCCAAACCGTTTTAATGTCCACGCATGAAATTAAAGAAGTGGAACCGCTGTTGGACGAGATTATCGTATTGCGTCGTGGAAAGATCATTGCCAAGGAACCAATCGACGAAATACGTGATGTGTATGGTGTGGATGCGACAAGCTGGATGGTGTCCCTGTTTAAGGAGAAAGCCTAA
- a CDS encoding GntR family transcriptional regulator, producing the protein MSIEFSPDKPIYQQLIDRIMGDIIRGNLKSGEKLPSVREYAVEAGVNANTMQRVYKELEQMEITETRRGQGSFVTENEERIAALRHEMKEQLVTTFLQSVEAFGFTRDEMVKVLMERSGSDD; encoded by the coding sequence ATGAGCATTGAATTTTCACCGGATAAACCCATTTACCAGCAGCTCATCGATCGCATCATGGGGGACATCATCCGGGGCAACTTGAAGTCAGGCGAGAAGCTGCCATCTGTTCGGGAATACGCTGTTGAGGCAGGTGTGAACGCGAATACGATGCAACGTGTGTATAAGGAGTTGGAGCAAATGGAGATCACGGAAACGAGAAGGGGGCAAGGTTCGTTCGTGACTGAAAATGAGGAGAGAATTGCAGCACTCCGTCATGAGATGAAGGAACAACTTGTCACGACTTTCCTTCAAAGCGTGGAGGCGTTTGGCTTTACGAGGGATGAGATGGTGAAAGTACTGATGGAACGGAGTGGCTCGGATGATTAA
- a CDS encoding VOC family protein — MHSFITGIDHVQLAAPPHSEDKARHFYGELLGMEEIPKPDNLKGRGGCWFRCGSQEVHIGIQADFMPAQKAHPGFTVHALDQLRTRLQVAGCRITEEPPIDGRSRFFTQDPFGNRIEFLEFD; from the coding sequence ATGCATTCTTTTATCACGGGGATTGATCATGTTCAGCTGGCGGCTCCGCCGCATTCTGAGGATAAAGCCCGTCACTTTTATGGCGAGTTGCTTGGCATGGAAGAGATTCCGAAGCCAGATAATTTAAAAGGAAGAGGCGGGTGTTGGTTCCGTTGCGGATCGCAGGAAGTGCATATCGGCATTCAAGCGGATTTTATGCCAGCGCAAAAAGCGCATCCCGGTTTTACCGTTCATGCGCTGGATCAACTGCGGACCCGCTTGCAGGTCGCTGGTTGCCGAATTACGGAGGAACCGCCAATCGATGGTCGTTCCCGCTTCTTCACCCAGGATCCCTTCGGCAACCGTATTGAATTTTTGGAGTTCGATTGA
- a CDS encoding sensor histidine kinase KdpD encodes MKLSNKMTFRFILYFLTFYGMLFIGTALMFGFFIFEMMKGFYYHDIRVLEQSEVEWAVLQDEGGISLSDALLDIAERSGGIVQILDKDGSVLTSSKEGILPTSYGMKELKNLAEQKGIRTWTLEDGHYLLFQEYTETDVLLAELQKNSSFPDLDDQDLHLLEKEGAVFELFSDTGELLFSTSPANSKSLLATDLLESNSAVNERKELLSATTVQGGSIAVVWMENPYYQALASLDKQLFSTFSKWFVLYHLLLLFVTLGFSLWIGRRFGKPVFYFLRWMERLSKKEYRRPEDRKIRRRKDDRLKRKYRIYEDVDFSLTRLAQNLQENERMINQTEKLREDWITGLSHDLKTPLSSIYGYAVMLESNHQWSSDEVRGFAKTMMEKAGYMDALINDLTYTYQLKNDGVQLDKKNIELYEYIRSYVERRDWRNPIFIEGEKRGHVLIDPSRFERVLDNLIGNASKHNPPETVIHLQLASRSEWIELVIRDEGAGIPPEVMDHLFNRYYRGTNTTTDESGTGLGLTIAKQLIEAHGGEVQVGTSSKGTEIAIRLPRQEEG; translated from the coding sequence ATGAAATTATCGAATAAGATGACATTCCGCTTCATACTTTACTTTCTTACGTTTTACGGCATGCTGTTTATCGGCACGGCCCTTATGTTCGGCTTTTTTATATTTGAAATGATGAAAGGGTTTTATTACCACGATATACGGGTGTTGGAGCAAAGTGAAGTGGAGTGGGCCGTTCTTCAAGATGAAGGCGGAATCAGCCTTTCTGATGCTCTGTTAGACATTGCGGAACGGAGCGGGGGAATTGTGCAGATTCTCGATAAGGACGGATCTGTGCTGACGTCATCGAAAGAGGGAATTCTTCCAACCTCTTATGGAATGAAAGAATTGAAGAACTTGGCGGAACAAAAGGGAATCCGCACCTGGACGCTGGAGGATGGACACTATTTGCTGTTTCAGGAATACACGGAAACGGATGTCTTGTTGGCTGAGTTACAGAAGAATTCGAGCTTTCCTGACTTGGATGATCAAGATCTTCATTTGCTTGAAAAAGAGGGAGCTGTTTTTGAACTATTCTCTGATACGGGGGAATTATTGTTTTCTACATCCCCAGCTAACTCGAAGTCATTACTGGCAACTGATTTATTGGAGTCCAATTCAGCAGTAAATGAAAGAAAGGAATTATTGTCAGCGACGACTGTGCAAGGTGGAAGCATAGCCGTCGTCTGGATGGAAAACCCTTATTATCAAGCATTGGCATCACTGGATAAGCAGCTTTTCAGTACATTCTCTAAGTGGTTTGTTCTCTACCATTTGTTGTTGCTATTCGTCACCCTAGGGTTTTCCTTGTGGATCGGCCGACGGTTTGGCAAGCCGGTATTTTATTTCCTGAGGTGGATGGAACGTTTGTCAAAGAAGGAGTATCGACGCCCCGAGGATCGAAAAATTCGTCGGCGGAAGGATGACCGATTGAAAAGGAAGTATCGGATTTACGAGGATGTAGATTTCTCGCTCACCCGATTGGCTCAAAATCTGCAGGAAAACGAAAGGATGATCAACCAGACTGAAAAGCTACGGGAAGATTGGATTACGGGTCTTTCTCATGATTTGAAAACTCCATTAAGCTCCATCTATGGGTATGCGGTCATGCTGGAATCAAATCATCAGTGGTCTTCTGACGAGGTGAGAGGATTCGCCAAAACAATGATGGAGAAAGCTGGGTATATGGATGCGCTGATTAATGATTTAACGTATACCTACCAGTTGAAAAACGACGGAGTCCAATTGGATAAGAAGAACATTGAACTGTATGAGTACATTCGGAGTTATGTGGAGCGGCGGGATTGGCGGAATCCTATCTTTATAGAAGGAGAGAAGAGAGGACATGTCCTTATCGATCCATCTCGATTTGAACGGGTGTTGGATAATCTGATCGGCAACGCGAGCAAGCATAATCCGCCTGAGACGGTTATTCATCTTCAATTGGCGTCACGGTCAGAATGGATAGAACTGGTGATTCGGGATGAGGGAGCCGGAATCCCACCAGAAGTGATGGATCATTTGTTTAATCGCTACTATCGGGGGACGAACACAACGACGGACGAATCCGGCACCGGCCTCGGTTTAACGATTGCCAAGCAATTGATTGAAGCACATGGAGGAGAGGTGCAGGTAGGTACTTCCTCAAAGGGGACGGAAATCGCCATTCGGCTGCCGCGGCAAGAAGAGGGATGA